A window of Nicotiana tabacum cultivar K326 chromosome 24, ASM71507v2, whole genome shotgun sequence contains these coding sequences:
- the LOC107829301 gene encoding ATP-dependent DNA helicase homolog RECG1, chloroplastic/mitochondrial isoform X4: MGHHPTMETVGFGPLKFILYSGTADMVSSTYIPDTFETETRQDLQFNVDKPSTLPQHGVKQNDGLVEVMLDQSISFIPGLSKRHSRQLENCGFHTLRKLLQHFPRTYADLQNAQIGIEDGQYLIFVGKILSSRGVRASYSLSFLEVVVACDVVDSESPSTSRDDGAALESDKADSGRKKTVFLHLKKFFRGTRFTYLPFLKSIEEKQKVGDIVCVSGKVRIMRSKNHYEMREYNMDVLQDEKDPSFCAQGRPYPIYPSKGGLSPNFLRDVISRAFKVLPSNIDPIPEALAHDFGLLSLRDAYARIHQPKSLKEAELARKRLVFDEFFYLQLGRLFQMLEGLGTEVEKDGLLDKYRKSEFNLVNIDGWSMLTKKFLKALPYSLTSSQLRAASEIIWDLKQPVPMNRLLQGDVGCGKTVVAFLACLEVIGLGYQAAFMVPTELLAVQHYEQIQNLLANMEEAECKPSVALLTGSTSTRESRLIRQGLQTGDISLVIGTHSLIAEKVEFSALRIAVVDEQHRFGVIQRGRFNSKLYYNSISSKLSSSIPDDSSKDSVIMAPHVLAMSATPIPRSLALALYGDMSLTQITDLPPGRIPVETFLIEGNEPGFEKVYQMMLDELEAGGKIYLVYPVIEQSEQLPQLRAASADLETISQKFSGYKCGLLHGKMKSDDKSEALGLFRSGEINILLSTQVIEIGVDIPDASMMVVMNAERFGIAQLHQLRGRVGRGGRKSKCILVASTDSSLSRLKVLEKSSDGFYLANMDLVMRGPGDLLGRKQSGHLPEFPIARLEIDGNIIQEAHLAALKILGDSLDLEKYPNLKAELSMRQPLCLLGD; this comes from the exons ATGGGGCACCATCCAACCATGGAGACAGTGGGCTTTGGGCCACTAAAATTT ATTTTGTATTCGGGGACTGCTGATATGGTTTCCAGCACTTATATTCCTGATACTTTTGAGACAGAAACAAGACAAGACTTGCAGTTCAATGTGGATAAACCTTCTACCCTGCCTCAGCATGGGGTCAAACAGAATGATGGATTGGTTGAAGTAATGCTCGATCAATCTATTAGCTTTATTCCTGGGCTCAGCAAACGGCATTCTCGTCAGCTGGAAAACTGTGGCTTTCACACA TTGCGCAAATTGCTGCAGCATTTTCCTCGGACATATGCTGATCTACAAAATGCACAGATTGGAATTGAGGATGGGCAATACTtgatttttgttggaaaaatcTTATCCTCGAG GGGAGTAAGAGCTAGTTATTCTTTGTCATTCCTTGAGGTGGTTGTCGCTTGTGATGTTGTAGATAGTGAATCACCATCCACTTCTAGGGATGATGGTGCTGCTTTAGAGAGTGATAAAGCTGATAGTGGAAGGAAGAAAACAGTATTTTTACACTTGAAAAAGTTTTTCCGAGGCACTCGTTTCACATATCTACCTTTTCTCAAGAGCATAGAGGAGAAGCAAAAGGTGGGAGACATTGTATGTGTCAGTGGTAAG GTGCGGATTATGCGGTCAAAAAATCATTATGAGATGAGGGAATACAATATGGATGTGCTACAAGATGAAAAGGATCCATCATTTTGTGCACAAGGGAGGCCGTATCCTATATATCCTTCAAAAGGAGGTTTAAGTCCTAACTTCCTTAGGGATGTGATTTCAAG AGCCTTCAAGGTGCTTCCATCCAATATCGATCCCATACCTGAAGCTCTCGCTCATGATTTTGGACTCCTAAGCCTTCGTGAC GCATATGCACGAATTCACCAGCCAAAAAGTCTAAAAGAGGCTGAGTTAGCTCGCAAAAGGCTTGTATTTGATGAATTCTTTTATCTCCAG CTAGGGCGGTTATTCCAAATGCTTGAAGGTCTTGGCACAGAAGTAGAGAAAGATGGATTGCTGGATAAGTATCGGAAATCTGAATTCAATTTGGTCAATATAGATGGATGGTCCATGCTGACTAAGAAATTTCTGAAGGCTCTTCCGTATTCTCTTACATCCAGTCAACTGCGAGCTGCTTCAGAAATTATTTGGGATCTAAAGCAACCTGTCCCAATGAATCGTCTACTACAG GGTGATGTTGGATGCGGGAAAACTGTGGTTGCTTTTTTAGCATGTTTGGAGGTTATTGGTTTAGGTTACCAG GCAGCTTTTATGGTCCCAACCGAGTTGCTTGCTGTTCAGCATTATGAGCAAATTCAGAACCTATTAGCAAACATGGAAGAGGCAGAATGCAAGCCATCAGTTGCTTTATTGACAGGCTCAACATCTACAAGGGAATCACGGTTGATTCGCCAG GGTCTCCAAACTGGAGATATCTCTTTGGTCATTGGGACTCACAGCTTAATCGCTGAAAAAGTAGAATTTTCAGCTTTACGCATTGCTGTTGTGGATGAGCAACATAGGTTTGGAGTTATCCAGAGAGGACGATTTAACAGCAAG TTATATTACAACTCAATAAGTTCCAAGCTCTCTTCGAGTATCCCGGACGATTCCTCCAAGGACAGTGTAATTATGGCTCCACATGTCCTAGCTATGTCAGCCACTCCAATCCCAAGGTCATTGGCTCTGGCTTTGTATGGAGACATGTCTTTGACACAG ATCACTGATTTGCCTCCTGGAAGAATTCCTGTTGAAACTTTTTTGATTGAAGGAAATGAACCTGGATTTGAGAAGGTCTATCAG ATGATGCTTGATGAGTTAGAAGCAGGCGGTAAAATATATCTTGTCTATCCAGTGATTGAACAATCTGAGCAATTGCCTCAGCTTCGTGCAGCTTCTGCTGATCTTGAGACCATATCTCAAAAGTTTTCAGGGTACAAATGTGGTCTCTTACATGGAAAAATGAAGAGTGATGATAAAAGTGAAGCATTAGGCCTGTTTAGATCTGGAGAAATCAATATCTTGCTCTCAACACAAGTTATTGAGATTGGTGTTGACATTCCAGATGCATCTATGATGGTTGTTATGAATGCTGAGAGATTTGGAATTGCTCAATTGCATCAACTTAGAGGACGAGTTGGACGTGGAGGAAGGAAGTCCAAGTGTATATTGGTGGCGTCGACCGACAGCAGCCTAAGTCGCTTGAAGGTGCTTGAGAAATCATCTGATGGTTTTTACCTTGCAAACATGGATCTTGTAATGCGGGGACCTGGAGATTTACTTGGGAGGAAGCAGTCAGGACATCTTCCAGAGTTTCCTATTGCTCGGTTAGAGATAGATGGAAATATCATACAAGAGGCACATCTTGCTGCTCTG AAAATCTTGGGTGATTCTCTTGATCTGGAGAAATATCCAAACCTCAAGGCTGAACTTAGCATGAGGCAGCCGCTATGTCTTCTAGGCGACTAA